Proteins from one Nicotiana tabacum cultivar K326 chromosome 23, ASM71507v2, whole genome shotgun sequence genomic window:
- the LOC107802168 gene encoding zinc finger CCCH domain-containing protein 40 isoform X2, whose amino-acid sequence MKAGHNLRPRVCLTKADYDKECKICTRPFTVFRWRPGRDARYKKSEICQTCSKLKNVCQVCLLDLEYGLPVQVRDTALSINSNDAIPKSDVNREYFAEEHDRRARAGIDYESSYGKARPNDTILKLQRTTPYYKRNRAHVCSFFIRGQCTRGLECPYRHEMPETGELSQQNIKDRYYGVNDPVAMKLLNKAGEMPSLEPPDDESIRTLYVGGVDARISEQDLRDHFYAHGEIESIKMVLQRGCAFVTYTTREGAEKAAEELANRLVIKGLRLKLLWGRPQAPKPETELSDEARQQAAVSHSGLLPRAVISQQQNQLPPPPGTQEQPPPMPYFNIPPMPQQERAYYPSMDPQRMGAVVPSQEGASSSATGSGPENKSGSEKQPQVQQHYAYPPAPPPQGQFYPPYYPPYGYMPPPLPQHYQQYPPPYQAARPPPPPAGEQAAYQQKPQPAVPAAQQP is encoded by the exons ATGAAAGCTGGACATAATTTGAGGcctagggtgtgtttg ACAAAAGCAGATTATGACAAGGAGTGCAAGATATGCACACGACCCTTCACAGTGTTCAGATGGAGGCCTGGTCGGGATGCAAGATACAAAAAATCTGAGATCTGTCAGACCTGCAGCAAGTTGAAGAATGTTTGTCAAGTTTGTCTTTTGGATCTTGAGTATGGTTTGCCAGTTCAGGTCCGAGACACTGCTCTCAGTATCAATTCGAATGATGCAATTCCCAAGAGTGACGTTAATAGAGAATATTTTGCGGAGGAGCATGACCGCAGG GCGAGAGCAGGGATAGATTACGAATCTTCATATGGGAAAGCTCGTCCAAATGACACTATTTTGAAGCTCCAAAGAACAACTCCATACTACAAGAGGAATCGGGCACATGTTTGTAGTTTCTTTATACGTGGTCAATGTACAAGAGGTTTGGAGTGCCCTTATAGGCATGAAATGCCTGAGACTGGGGAGTTGTCACAGCAAAACATTAAGGACCGTTATTACGG AGTTAATGATCCCGTGGCTATGAAGCTACTGAATAAGGCAGGTGAAATGCCTTCATTGGAGCCCCCAGATGATGAGAGCATTAGAACCCTCTATGTGGGTGGTGTTGATGCAAGAATCAGCGAGCAGGATCTAAGGGACCACTTTTATGCACATGGAGAAATCGAGTCCATTAAAATGGTGTTGCAGCGTGGTTGTGCTTTTGTAACCTACACGACAAGAGAAGGTGCAGAGAAGGCGGCCGAGGAACTAGCGAACAGGCTAGTGATAAAAGGCTTGAGACTGAAACTTCTCTGGGGGAGACCACAAGCTCCTAAACCAGAGACCGAGCTGTCTGATGAAGCAAGACAGCAGGCTGCTGTGTCACACAGTGGATTGTTGCCCAGAGCTGTCATATCACAACAGCAGAATCAGCTTCCTCCACCCCCAGGCACACAGGAACAACCCCCACCGATGCCATACTTCAACATTCCGCCAATGCCTCAGCAAGAAAGAGCATATTATCCGTCAATGGATCCTCAGAGGATGGGTGCTGTAGTTCCATCTCAGGAGGGGGCTTCTAGTTCAGCTACGGGGTCAGGTCCTGAAAACAAGAGTGGTTCTGAGAAACAACCACAAGTACAGCAGCATTATGCGTATCCACCAGCACCTCCACCTCAAGGTCAATTTTACCCGCCTTACTATCCACCCTATGGCTATATGCCTCCACCACTGCCTCAACATTATCAGCAGTATCCCCCGCCTTATCAAGCTGCCAGACCTCCACCACCTCCTGCTGGTGAGCAAGCAGCTTATCAGCAGAAGCCTCAACCAGCAGTACCGGCAGCACAGCAACCTTAA
- the LOC107802167 gene encoding protein GAST1 — protein sequence MEKMPCLMLLPLLIIMLLLVGTHAKITESPAPQPQPPNTFPMNGTTPGSLHPQECLPRCTYRCSKTQYKKPCMFFCQKCCAKCFCVPPGTYGNKQFCPCYNNWKTKRGGPKCP from the exons ATGGAGAAGATGCCTTGCTTGATGCTACTCCCTCTTCTAATAATAATGCTTCTTCTCGTTGGAACTCAT GCAAAAATAACAGAATCTCCAGCACCTCAGCCTCAACCTCCTAACACTTTTCCAATG AATGGTACTACTCCAGGTAGTCTCCATCCACAAG AATGTCTACCAAGGTGCACATATAGATGCTCAAAGACACAATACAAGAAGCCATGTATGTTCTTCTGCCAAAAATGTTGTGCAAAATGCTTTTGTGTTCCTCCTGGGACTTATGGGAACAAGCAATTTTGCCCTTGCTATAATAACTGGAAAACTAAGAGAGGAGGTCCTAAATGCCCTTAA
- the LOC107802168 gene encoding zinc finger CCCH domain-containing protein 40 isoform X1, which produces MAHRLLRDAEADGWERSDFPIICESCLGDSPYVRMTKADYDKECKICTRPFTVFRWRPGRDARYKKSEICQTCSKLKNVCQVCLLDLEYGLPVQVRDTALSINSNDAIPKSDVNREYFAEEHDRRARAGIDYESSYGKARPNDTILKLQRTTPYYKRNRAHVCSFFIRGQCTRGLECPYRHEMPETGELSQQNIKDRYYGVNDPVAMKLLNKAGEMPSLEPPDDESIRTLYVGGVDARISEQDLRDHFYAHGEIESIKMVLQRGCAFVTYTTREGAEKAAEELANRLVIKGLRLKLLWGRPQAPKPETELSDEARQQAAVSHSGLLPRAVISQQQNQLPPPPGTQEQPPPMPYFNIPPMPQQERAYYPSMDPQRMGAVVPSQEGASSSATGSGPENKSGSEKQPQVQQHYAYPPAPPPQGQFYPPYYPPYGYMPPPLPQHYQQYPPPYQAARPPPPPAGEQAAYQQKPQPAVPAAQQP; this is translated from the exons ATGGCGCATAGGTTGCTGAGAGATGCAGAAGCAGATGGATGGGAACGATCTGATTTTCCGATTATTTGTGAGTCTTGTCTTGGAGATAGTCCTTACGTACGAATG ACAAAAGCAGATTATGACAAGGAGTGCAAGATATGCACACGACCCTTCACAGTGTTCAGATGGAGGCCTGGTCGGGATGCAAGATACAAAAAATCTGAGATCTGTCAGACCTGCAGCAAGTTGAAGAATGTTTGTCAAGTTTGTCTTTTGGATCTTGAGTATGGTTTGCCAGTTCAGGTCCGAGACACTGCTCTCAGTATCAATTCGAATGATGCAATTCCCAAGAGTGACGTTAATAGAGAATATTTTGCGGAGGAGCATGACCGCAGG GCGAGAGCAGGGATAGATTACGAATCTTCATATGGGAAAGCTCGTCCAAATGACACTATTTTGAAGCTCCAAAGAACAACTCCATACTACAAGAGGAATCGGGCACATGTTTGTAGTTTCTTTATACGTGGTCAATGTACAAGAGGTTTGGAGTGCCCTTATAGGCATGAAATGCCTGAGACTGGGGAGTTGTCACAGCAAAACATTAAGGACCGTTATTACGG AGTTAATGATCCCGTGGCTATGAAGCTACTGAATAAGGCAGGTGAAATGCCTTCATTGGAGCCCCCAGATGATGAGAGCATTAGAACCCTCTATGTGGGTGGTGTTGATGCAAGAATCAGCGAGCAGGATCTAAGGGACCACTTTTATGCACATGGAGAAATCGAGTCCATTAAAATGGTGTTGCAGCGTGGTTGTGCTTTTGTAACCTACACGACAAGAGAAGGTGCAGAGAAGGCGGCCGAGGAACTAGCGAACAGGCTAGTGATAAAAGGCTTGAGACTGAAACTTCTCTGGGGGAGACCACAAGCTCCTAAACCAGAGACCGAGCTGTCTGATGAAGCAAGACAGCAGGCTGCTGTGTCACACAGTGGATTGTTGCCCAGAGCTGTCATATCACAACAGCAGAATCAGCTTCCTCCACCCCCAGGCACACAGGAACAACCCCCACCGATGCCATACTTCAACATTCCGCCAATGCCTCAGCAAGAAAGAGCATATTATCCGTCAATGGATCCTCAGAGGATGGGTGCTGTAGTTCCATCTCAGGAGGGGGCTTCTAGTTCAGCTACGGGGTCAGGTCCTGAAAACAAGAGTGGTTCTGAGAAACAACCACAAGTACAGCAGCATTATGCGTATCCACCAGCACCTCCACCTCAAGGTCAATTTTACCCGCCTTACTATCCACCCTATGGCTATATGCCTCCACCACTGCCTCAACATTATCAGCAGTATCCCCCGCCTTATCAAGCTGCCAGACCTCCACCACCTCCTGCTGGTGAGCAAGCAGCTTATCAGCAGAAGCCTCAACCAGCAGTACCGGCAGCACAGCAACCTTAA
- the LOC142177586 gene encoding uncharacterized protein LOC142177586, translating into MVISWLTSSFSPEIAESVQYSETAESIWNQLNNRYETVNRTKIFEIKKELASVCQGSLDIASYFNKLKKLWDELGIMSSNHAKTCACAAKAGLQNFKVIKGRKFGATADIESPLSGHPGNASSSGSGGQNSHIPGLTKEQCTQLMMLLQSSRLESNSPPNLEASANFAGSVSNLPVSFCESFTACMLFRLARSVWIVYSGAADHMTSSKYILFDIKPLLIPYLVSLPNGYKVKVTCTGSLTLFPSFTLHGVLFIHIFQYNPISVYKLIQQFSTFVLFTSYSCLIQDPSRKKLLELGRVHYGLYKLLSLTNPDSYGSRINNVLPKLNCISVSDLNKFVQTTVPHSISPLNNDAQVVNSNVSSTVSNVSSTFSNVSYIASNATSTISSMNSVNNLDTIRSDNTLELGSSSLACEFFSANGILHQATCPHISKQNGSLNAIGISSSHELCHVVSLDILLEKRDVIFNECVFPFYLSSSPYSLSSPISTTPPLFDSLSDTIAPDGSTPYSAGSPSSFPSTSTSQSSYTPPSVSLPSLSSSSTALIPFVASPHPPLRKSTRPHNLSSHLQDFVVKLPSSFCSSTT; encoded by the exons ATGGTCATATCTTGGCTAACAAGTTCTTTCTCACCTGAAATTGCTGAGAGTGTGCAGTACTCTGAGACTGCTGAAAGCATTTGGAACCAGCTAAATAATAGATACGAGACAGTAAATAGGACTAAAATCTTTGAAATTAAGAAAGAATTGGCTTCTGTTTGTCAAGGGTCTCTTGACATAGCTTCATATTTCAACAAGTTAAAGAAACTCTGGGATGAGTTGGGAATAATGTCTTCCAATCATGCAAAGACATGTGCTTGTGCTGCAAAGGCTGGTCTGCAG AATTTTAAAGTTATAAAGGGTAGAAAGTTTGGTGCTACTGCCGATATTGAGTCTCCTCTCTCTGGGCATCCTGGCAATGCTTCATCATCTGGTTCTGGTGGACAAAATTCTCATATACCTGGGCTGACTAAGGAACAATGCACTCAATTGATGATGCTTTTGCAGAGTTCTAGATTGGAGTCCAATTCTCCACCCAACCTTGAGGCCTCTGCAAACTTTGCTGGTAGTGTATCCAATCTACCTGTTTCTTTTTGTGAGAGTTTTACTGCATGCATGTTATTTAGACTTGCTAGAAGTGTTTGGATAGTATATTCAGGAGCAGCTGACCACATGACATCTAGCAAATATATTCTTTTTGACATTAAGCCACTTCTCATACCCTACTTAGTCTCCTTACCAAATGGATACAAGGTGAAGGTCACATGCACTGGATCACTCACTTTGTTTCCTTCTTTCACACTGCATGGTGTCCTTTTCATTCACATTTTTCAATACAATCCGATTTCTGTATACAAATTGATTCAACAATTTAGCACCTTTGTCTTGTTCACATCCTATTCCTGCTTAATACAGGACCCTTCCAGGAAGAAACTTCTGGAACTTGGTAGAGTGCACTATGGACTGTACAAGCTTCTTTCACTTACTAATCCTGATTCTTATGGTTCCAGAATCAACAATGTTTTGCCAAAATTAAATTGCATTTCTGTTTCAGATTTGAATAAGTTTGTACAAACCACAGTTCCACATTCTATCTCCCCTCTGAATAATGATGCACAAGTTGTAAATAGCAATGTTTCCTCTACTGTTAGCAATGTTTCTTCTACTTTTAGCAATGTTTCTTATATTGCTAGCAATGCTACTTCTACTATCTCTTCCATGAATTCTGTGAATAATCTTGAT ACTATAAGAAGTGATAATACCCTGGAGCTCGGTTCTTCTTCATTAGCTTGTGAATTTTTCTCTGCTAATGGAATCTTACACCAGGCCACTTGCCCTCACATATCTAAACAGAATGGT TCCCTAAATGCCATAGGAATAAGCTCTAGCCACGAGCTTTGCCATGTGGTTTCATTGGATATCCTTTTGGAAAAAAG AGATGTTATTTTTAATGAGTGTGTCTTCCCTTTTTACCTTTCTTCTTCTCCTTATTCTCTTTCATCTCCCATTTCTACTACTCCTCCTCTTTTTGATTCTCTATCTGATACTATTGCTCCTGATGGCTCAACTCCTTATTCAGCaggttctccttcttcttttccttccacTTCCACTTCCCAGTCCTCTTATACTCCACCATCTGTTTCTCTTCCCTCACTTTCTTCTTCATCTACTGCCCTTATTCCTTTTGTTGCTTCTCCTCATCCTCCTCTCAGAAAGTCCACTAGACCTCACAACCTTTCATCTCACCTTCAAGACTTTGTGGTTAAACTTCCCTCTTCTTTTTGCTCCTCTACTACCTAA